The sequence TTACTACACCTGCCCGATGCTGTGCGGCCAGGTGCTCAGCGGCACCACCAGCGCCCTGGGAGTGCTGAAGCTCGAGCCCGGCCGCGACTTCGAGCTCATCAGCGTCAGCATCAACCCCCATGAGACGCCTGCTGACGCCGCCCGCAAGAAGGAAGAAGTGCTCGCGCGCTACCGCCGTGCGGGCGCTGCCGAAGGCTGGCACTTCCTCACCGGCGAGCAGGCGTCTATTGACGCGCTGGCCAAGGCTGTGGGCTTCCGCTACGCCTATGACGCCAAGACCGGCCAGTACGCCCATGGCAGCGCCATCATGCTGCTCACGCCCGAGGGCCGCATCGCCCAGTACCGCATGGGGATCGAGTATTCGCCGAAAGACCTGCGACTCGGGCTGGTCGAAGCTTCCCGGAACAAGATCGGCAACCTGGTGGATCAGGTGTTGCTCTACTGCTATCACTTCGATCCCACCGCCGGACGCTATACCGCCGTCGCCATGAACATCCTGCGGCTGGCGGGCGCCGCCACGGTGCTGGCCCTGGGCACGTTCATCATTGTCATGCTGCGGCGGGATGCAGCGCATGCCCGCATGGGAGCGAGCGGCTAACCATGGGCTTCGACCTTCCACTGTTCCCCGACCAGGCGTCCACCATGGCGACGCGCGTGGACCACCTTTATTTTTATCTGCTCGCCGTCTCCGCCTTCTTCACCATCCTCATCACGGCGATGTTGATCTTCTTCGCCATCCGTTATCGCCGCGCCAGGCACCCGAATGCCGTCCCTATCGAGGGCTCCACCAAACTGGAACTCGCCTGGACCGGCATTCCGCTGATCATCGCCATGTCCATGTTCGTCTGGGCAGCGAACATCTTCTTCGCCATGAATCGGCCGCCGCGCGGCGCCCTGGAGATCTACGCCGTCGGCAAGCAGTGGATGTGGAAGTTCGAGCACGTCGGCGGGCAGCGCGAGATCAATCAGCTCCATGTTCCCGTGGGCCGCGACGTCAAGCTCACCATGATTTCCCAGGATGTCATCCACAGCATGTTCTTCCCTGCGTTCCGCGTGAAGCAGGACGTGCTACCCAACCGCTACACCACCGTCTGGTTCCATCCCACGAAGATCGGAACCTACCACCTGTTCTGCGCCGAGTATTGCGGCACCAAGCACTCCGGCATGATCGGGCAGGTGGTAGTGATGGAGCCGGCGCAATATCAGGCCTGGCTGGCCGGCGGCGCCCAGGGCGGTTCACTGGTGGCCTCGGGTGAGCGCCTCTTCCGCGACCTCGCCTGCGACACCTGCCATCGGCCGGACACCGGCGCCCGCGGGCCCGATCTCGCCGGCCTGTTCGGCAAGCCGGTGCGGTTCGCCGGCGGAGGCTCGGCAGTCGCCGACGAAACCTACATCCGCGAATCCATCACCAACCCGGCGGCCAAAGTCGTCGAAGGCTTCCAGCCCATCATGCCCACCTTCCAGGGACAGGTCAGTGAAGAGGGCCTGCTGCAACTGG is a genomic window of Terriglobales bacterium containing:
- a CDS encoding SCO family protein; protein product: MSRQSTIRRLSLAVVIGLASPAFAQPPQAAPAQSGLPPLLEQVGIDQRLNETIPLDLAFRDEAGRSVTLGRYFGKRPVLLSLVYYTCPMLCGQVLSGTTSALGVLKLEPGRDFELISVSINPHETPADAARKKEEVLARYRRAGAAEGWHFLTGEQASIDALAKAVGFRYAYDAKTGQYAHGSAIMLLTPEGRIAQYRMGIEYSPKDLRLGLVEASRNKIGNLVDQVLLYCYHFDPTAGRYTAVAMNILRLAGAATVLALGTFIIVMLRRDAAHARMGASG
- the coxB gene encoding cytochrome c oxidase subunit II; protein product: MGFDLPLFPDQASTMATRVDHLYFYLLAVSAFFTILITAMLIFFAIRYRRARHPNAVPIEGSTKLELAWTGIPLIIAMSMFVWAANIFFAMNRPPRGALEIYAVGKQWMWKFEHVGGQREINQLHVPVGRDVKLTMISQDVIHSMFFPAFRVKQDVLPNRYTTVWFHPTKIGTYHLFCAEYCGTKHSGMIGQVVVMEPAQYQAWLAGGAQGGSLVASGERLFRDLACDTCHRPDTGARGPDLAGLFGKPVRFAGGGSAVADETYIRESITNPAAKVVEGFQPIMPTFQGQVSEEGLLQLVAYIKSLQTQTPAAAPGAPPAAAAPPRGNP